A section of the Humulus lupulus chromosome 2, drHumLupu1.1, whole genome shotgun sequence genome encodes:
- the LOC133818491 gene encoding transcription factor BEE 3-like, which translates to MAEYTLHTCFMPSSSFSLEMHENVTMNQFGEFNSTILDNFSNSDSLVENFLGFHGQNPDFPLNSSYNSLGTSHSIHLNEFQDHTTNMTRDSSHETKKMEPPETGSEDVSSTASANCSKGGDKEKKKSFGKGKRRNTKRKQDNPEEVIHVRAKKGKATDSHSLAERVRREKIKNKLSFLQELVPGCHQTMGLVMMLDEIISYVLSLQNQVEFLSMELEAACSYDSSRLRRGIKSEQATGSHDTEEMGKWVREQY; encoded by the exons ATGGCTGAGTATACATTGCATACATGTTTtatgccctcttcttctttctccttAGAGATGCATGAGAATGTAACAATGAACCAGTTTGGAGAGTTTAACTCAACCATCTTGGACAACTTCAGCAACTCGGACAGCTTAGTTGAAAATTTCCTTGGCTTTCATGGTCAAAATCCTGATTTTCCTTTAAACTCGTCTTACAACTCTCTTGGTACTTCACATTCAATCCATCTGAATGAATTTCAAGATCATACTACCAACATGACCAGAGATAGTTCTCATGAAACAAAGAAGATGGAACCACCAGAAACAGGCTCAGAAGATGTTAGCTCCACAGCCTCTGCAAATTGCTCGAAAGGCGGTGACAAGGAGAAAAAGAAG AGTTTCGGAAAGGGAAAAAGAAGGAACACTAAGAGAAAACAGGACAATCCAGAGGAAGTCATTCATGTAAGAGCAAAAAAAGGCAAAGCTACTGATAGTCACAGCTTAGCAGAAAGG GTGagaagagaaaaaataaaaaacaaactaaGCTTCCTGCAAGAGCTTGTTCCTGGATGCCATCAG ACAATGGGTTTGGTGATGATGTTGGATGAGATTATCAGTTATGTCCTCTCGCTGCAGAACCAAGTTGAG ttTCTTTCCATGGAGCTTGAAGCTGCATGTTCTTATGACTCCAGCAGACTCAGAAGAGGTATAAAGAGTGAGCAG GCAACAGGTTCACATGACACAGAAGAGATGGGGAAATGGGTGAGGGAACAATATTAG